One genomic segment of Leptotrichia sp. oral taxon 215 str. W9775 includes these proteins:
- a CDS encoding DNA/RNA non-specific endonuclease, translating into MIESMALKLSEAEIGKSPLSEIAKSIENKNMNVSELDKPISKEIVSLDDNGKIYKKNSELVPNNEYVIDKITYKTDSNGNIELFSGEISRYTPEAERDTVAQLEVGGEARKIGDDGGHLIARMFGGASGNENLVPMRDTINRGDYKKLENEIKEAVQNGDKVNISGEIKREENNSRPSEIKVNISYNDRNSEFIFDNNKGSLKLEAELEKSILREDFENFSEEINDMIEDGKEVSITSIKKEFNINGKLEKVIAGYKDETLGDKYYKEFIV; encoded by the coding sequence ATGATAGAATCTATGGCACTAAAATTATCAGAAGCAGAGATTGGAAAATCTCCTTTGTCAGAGATTGCAAAATCTATAGAAAATAAAAATATGAATGTGAGTGAACTGGATAAACCTATATCTAAGGAAATAGTAAGTTTAGATGATAATGGAAAAATCTATAAGAAAAATAGTGAATTAGTACCTAATAATGAATATGTTATTGATAAAATAACTTATAAAACAGATAGTAATGGAAATATAGAATTATTTTCAGGTGAAATTTCCAGATATACTCCGGAAGCAGAAAGAGATACAGTAGCCCAACTTGAAGTTGGAGGAGAAGCTAGAAAAATAGGAGATGATGGTGGACATTTAATAGCACGTATGTTTGGAGGAGCATCAGGAAATGAAAATTTAGTACCAATGAGAGATACCATAAATAGAGGGGATTATAAAAAATTAGAAAATGAAATAAAAGAGGCTGTGCAAAATGGAGATAAAGTGAATATTAGCGGAGAAATAAAAAGAGAAGAAAATAATAGCAGGCCTAGTGAAATAAAGGTAAATATATCATATAATGATAGAAATAGTGAGTTTATTTTTGATAATAACAAAGGATCTCTAAAATTAGAAGCAGAATTAGAAAAATCAATACTAAGAGAAGATTTTGAAAACTTTTCAGAAGAAATAAATGATATGATTGAAGATGGTAAAGAAGTTTCTATTACTTCTATAAAAAAAGAATTTAATATCAATGGAAAATTAGAAAAAGTAATAGCAGGTTATAAGGATGAAACACTAGGTGATAAATATTATAAAGAATTTATTGTATAG
- a CDS encoding ATP-binding protein yields MYDDKLQTIAKNNYIPEQKSIQENFNNAIKIVDDVLLKNYLTKLEELEVVPFSSENEDLFDTIRFFKITEMIYEKDEYSTYKFASVYNSLISMKCAIFIIIDSDGEKTDFYMGVKSLNSSFTINSLRDTLKNALNGQFPGIKTENYTNDKMQNVLDKIKINNISAVSCVANDKIDEKNNVSFVQGLEKLALSMQNQKYTGIIIANGVEQGQLAEIRKNYENIYTQLIPFSKSQVNYSVNESINVANAFTTGKSESKSYTTNSSETYGKTTSQSTSKSESYTEKDAIGKISGVTSMAVSTAGLLLAPMTGGASLIGAGVLSMGINSLSAGFGKTHTKGTTTTESTSENHSYTSGTSMGDTYGTNQSNTETKGMQRGNSQNITMNIENKSISNILEKLDIQFERIKEFESLGLWECAAYFVSENSYTSEIAASTYKALMSGINTGVEVSAVNSWSDKEKVNEIRKYIKNFYHPLFLYNNISQISIPVTPTVTVSGNELALHIGFPRKSVTGFPVIEHVDFAKEVMISNNDKVFGSINLGNIYNMGTETKTKVRLNRESLAMHTFITGSTGSGKSNTIYEILDQLDIVGIKFMIIEPAKGEYKNVFGNRNNVTVLGTNPNYSELLKINPFKFPKSVHVLEHVDRLIEIFNVCWPMYAAMPAVLKDAVLCAYEDCGWDLVESVNKISDELFPTFTDLEKELWTVIKNSAYSDELKGNYIGSLVTRIKSLTNGLNGQIFASDEIDNKLLFDKNVIIDLSRIGSLETKSLIMGILVMRLNEYRMSEVTEMNSKLKHVTVLEEAHNILKRVSTEQNSESSNVSGKSVEMLSNAIAEMRTYGEGFIIADQSPNAVDVSAIRNTNTKIIMRLPDEIDRRLAGKAAALKDEQLDEIAKLPKGVAVVYQNDWIEPVLCKINRFEGKEEQYNYIREYTENPDEYKLKQEILKLLLKTRVNREILPDIEYIDRTLVNSKLSTIQKVEILEQLDEYRKTNKLKIWETNKFKKLSKIVTDLIIDKNNLKRLVDSKNNFEELHTGLINLIENNVKIEDVELKLAIAQSLMKEYSSEGEDALEIYSVWRKFVVTGGNVE; encoded by the coding sequence ATGTATGACGATAAATTGCAAACAATAGCTAAAAATAATTATATACCTGAACAAAAATCTATTCAGGAGAATTTTAATAATGCCATTAAAATTGTAGATGATGTATTGTTAAAAAATTATCTGACAAAATTGGAAGAATTAGAAGTAGTTCCGTTTTCTTCCGAAAATGAAGATTTATTTGATACTATAAGATTTTTTAAAATTACTGAAATGATATATGAAAAAGACGAATATTCAACTTATAAGTTTGCAAGTGTGTATAATTCATTGATTTCTATGAAATGTGCTATATTCATTATAATAGATAGTGATGGAGAAAAAACTGATTTTTATATGGGAGTTAAATCATTAAATTCAAGTTTTACTATAAATTCTTTAAGAGATACTTTAAAAAATGCGTTAAATGGTCAATTTCCTGGTATAAAGACAGAAAATTACACAAATGATAAAATGCAGAATGTTTTAGATAAAATTAAAATCAATAACATTTCTGCTGTTTCGTGTGTTGCAAATGATAAAATAGATGAAAAAAATAACGTTTCATTTGTGCAAGGACTAGAAAAATTGGCATTATCAATGCAAAATCAAAAATATACAGGAATAATAATTGCAAATGGAGTAGAACAAGGACAACTTGCAGAAATAAGAAAGAACTATGAAAATATCTATACCCAATTAATACCATTTTCAAAATCTCAAGTAAATTATTCTGTAAATGAGTCAATAAATGTTGCTAATGCTTTTACGACAGGAAAATCAGAAAGCAAAAGTTATACTACAAATTCATCTGAAACTTACGGAAAGACAACATCACAGAGTACATCAAAATCAGAAAGTTATACTGAAAAAGATGCTATTGGTAAAATTTCAGGTGTAACTTCAATGGCAGTAAGTACAGCAGGGTTATTACTAGCTCCTATGACAGGAGGAGCTAGTCTGATAGGAGCCGGTGTACTTTCTATGGGAATAAATAGTTTAAGTGCAGGATTTGGAAAGACGCATACTAAAGGAACAACTACAACAGAATCTACTTCAGAAAATCATTCTTATACTTCTGGAACCAGTATGGGCGATACTTATGGAACGAATCAAAGTAATACTGAAACAAAAGGAATGCAACGAGGAAATTCTCAAAATATAACAATGAATATTGAAAATAAAAGTATTTCCAACATATTAGAAAAATTAGATATTCAATTTGAAAGAATAAAAGAATTTGAAAGTTTAGGATTATGGGAATGTGCGGCATATTTTGTTTCTGAAAATTCATATACTTCAGAAATTGCAGCTTCTACTTATAAGGCGTTAATGAGCGGAATAAATACAGGAGTAGAAGTTTCTGCTGTAAATTCATGGAGTGATAAGGAAAAAGTTAACGAAATAAGAAAATATATAAAAAATTTTTATCATCCATTATTTTTATATAACAATATTTCACAAATTTCAATACCAGTAACTCCAACTGTAACAGTTAGCGGTAATGAATTAGCCTTACATATTGGTTTTCCAAGAAAGTCTGTTACTGGATTTCCTGTTATTGAACATGTAGATTTTGCTAAAGAAGTTATGATATCAAATAATGATAAAGTCTTTGGAAGTATAAATCTAGGGAATATTTATAATATGGGTACAGAAACAAAAACTAAGGTTAGATTAAACAGAGAAAGCCTTGCAATGCATACTTTCATCACAGGTTCAACAGGGTCTGGTAAAAGTAATACAATATATGAAATATTAGATCAGTTAGATATAGTTGGTATAAAATTTATGATAATTGAGCCAGCTAAAGGGGAATACAAAAATGTTTTTGGGAATAGAAATAATGTAACTGTACTGGGGACTAATCCTAATTATAGTGAGTTGTTAAAAATCAATCCATTTAAGTTTCCAAAATCTGTTCATGTGTTAGAACACGTGGATAGACTAATAGAAATATTTAATGTATGCTGGCCAATGTATGCGGCGATGCCTGCTGTACTAAAAGATGCAGTTTTATGTGCTTATGAAGATTGTGGATGGGATCTAGTAGAATCTGTAAATAAAATTTCAGATGAGTTATTTCCAACATTTACTGATTTGGAGAAAGAATTATGGACTGTCATTAAAAATTCAGCATATTCAGATGAATTAAAAGGAAATTATATTGGTTCACTGGTAACTAGAATAAAATCTTTGACTAATGGATTGAATGGACAAATTTTTGCTTCAGATGAGATAGATAATAAATTATTATTCGATAAAAATGTTATAATTGATTTAAGCAGAATTGGTTCTTTGGAAACAAAATCACTTATTATGGGAATCCTTGTAATGAGATTGAATGAATACAGAATGTCAGAAGTAACAGAAATGAATTCAAAACTTAAACATGTTACAGTATTAGAGGAAGCTCACAATATATTAAAAAGAGTTTCAACTGAACAAAATTCAGAAAGTTCCAATGTTTCAGGAAAATCTGTAGAAATGTTATCTAATGCGATAGCTGAAATGAGAACTTATGGAGAAGGATTTATTATAGCAGATCAATCTCCTAATGCAGTTGATGTTTCAGCAATTAGAAATACAAATACAAAAATAATTATGAGATTACCTGATGAGATAGATAGAAGATTAGCTGGTAAAGCTGCTGCTTTAAAAGATGAACAGTTAGATGAAATTGCAAAATTACCTAAAGGAGTTGCTGTGGTATACCAAAATGACTGGATAGAACCTGTATTATGTAAAATTAATAGATTTGAAGGAAAAGAAGAACAATATAACTATATTCGAGAATATACAGAAAATCCTGATGAATATAAATTAAAACAGGAAATATTGAAATTGTTATTAAAAACTAGAGTTAATCGAGAAATTTTACCTGATATTGAATATATAGATAGAACTTTAGTTAATTCTAAATTATCAACAATACAAAAAGTAGAAATTTTAGAACAATTAGATGAATATAGAAAAACTAACAAGTTAAAAATATGGGAAACAAATAAGTTTAAAAAATTGTCTAAAATAGTTACTGATTTAATAATTGATAAAAATAATCTAAAAAGACTAGTTGATTCAAAAAATAATTTTGAAGAATTACATACGGGATTAATAAATTTAATTGAAAACAATGTAAAAATTGAAGATGTTGAACTAAAATTAGCTATTGCACAAAGTCTGATGAAAGAATATTCTTCAGAAGGTGAGGATGCTCTTGAAATTTATTCTGTGTGGAGAAAATTTGTTGTTACAGGAGGTAATGTAGAATGA
- a CDS encoding dynamin family protein produces MKRVYIKYNPYKVETEVMLEDKELKSLDVIDKRLQEWIESFPKILFEECNTLEEEFEIVFKGTNLDYEDLEFIIETARREGIETENGKVLPENVKINIKHENVQELCDKEKAIEEIFYDIQNGPFQELNDKSLKHSFEMALSEKFPVNVIATMSAGKSTLINALLRKKLMPAKQEACTAIVTEITDKDKDVFEAKIFDKNNNLIISNANLKLEDMERFNSDSSVSRIEINGDIPFVTSNDTSLVLVDTPGPNNSRDSEHQKMTMRNLNETSKTLILYVLNATQLGVKDDSNLLEEVANSMKVGGKQSKDRYIFVVNKLDNFRKDEDSVKNSIEKIKKYLEDKGIKNPNVYPASALTALDIRTILENYRVVGYTEDELDELDDNVRDVINRVKKMNKNEEFHLEKYSPSTPSMKNKLDKQIEEAKVLISSEDKKEKSEGMKQEALIHSGIISIEEAIKLYVEKYSKTAKIKNIYETFHSKLESAKSFENVKKEILLNREKQEQITKAINEIQNKLNDAKSGKEFLKEVENLNGSEIKESIRPIFENVQQEIQKIIYGQQGQEFRDYQIKAKTKEFETKTKNLDNKVQIKLEETVKQKVKNMYDHLVKSYKNKLKSLSEDIKIANIEIDPLDFISGEIDSMDANQIFESISKEKRVATGRTRRVKNYKKSGFFGWLKFWEPNYTEEEIYEDIKYVKGEEFAMRYFSSPINHFMEISDETDNYIDDTIQKIKRNFKKEAEKLDSKLNEKLEELKGFASKNDNLENIINENNNKLAWLENIQNRVNRILEI; encoded by the coding sequence ATGAAAAGAGTGTATATTAAATATAATCCATATAAAGTAGAAACAGAAGTCATGTTAGAGGATAAGGAATTGAAATCGTTAGATGTAATTGATAAAAGACTTCAGGAATGGATTGAGAGTTTTCCAAAAATCTTATTTGAAGAATGTAACACTTTAGAGGAAGAATTTGAAATTGTTTTTAAAGGAACTAATTTAGATTATGAAGATTTAGAATTTATTATTGAAACTGCAAGAAGAGAAGGAATAGAAACAGAAAATGGGAAAGTTCTTCCAGAAAACGTAAAGATTAATATAAAACATGAAAATGTACAAGAGTTATGTGATAAAGAAAAAGCAATTGAAGAAATATTTTATGATATTCAAAATGGTCCTTTTCAGGAATTAAATGATAAATCATTAAAACATTCTTTTGAAATGGCATTAAGTGAAAAATTCCCTGTTAATGTAATTGCAACAATGAGTGCAGGTAAATCAACTTTAATAAATGCATTACTAAGAAAAAAATTAATGCCTGCAAAACAGGAAGCATGTACTGCAATAGTAACAGAAATTACAGATAAAGACAAAGATGTGTTCGAAGCTAAAATCTTTGACAAAAACAATAATCTTATAATAAGTAATGCTAATTTAAAATTAGAGGATATGGAAAGATTTAATTCTGATTCGAGTGTTTCAAGAATAGAAATAAATGGAGATATACCTTTTGTTACTTCAAACGATACTTCATTAGTACTTGTAGATACTCCAGGGCCAAATAATTCAAGAGATTCTGAACACCAGAAAATGACGATGAGAAACTTGAATGAAACATCAAAAACTTTGATATTATATGTTTTAAATGCAACTCAACTGGGAGTAAAGGATGATAGTAATTTATTGGAAGAAGTTGCTAATAGTATGAAAGTTGGAGGAAAACAATCCAAAGATAGATATATATTTGTTGTAAATAAATTAGACAATTTTAGAAAAGATGAGGATAGTGTTAAAAATTCTATAGAAAAAATTAAAAAATATCTAGAAGATAAAGGAATAAAAAATCCTAATGTATATCCAGCCTCAGCTTTAACAGCACTAGATATAAGAACTATTTTAGAAAATTATAGAGTTGTAGGGTACACTGAAGATGAACTTGATGAACTGGATGATAACGTCAGAGATGTTATTAATAGAGTAAAAAAAATGAATAAAAATGAAGAATTTCATTTAGAAAAATATTCACCATCAACTCCTAGTATGAAAAATAAGCTTGATAAACAAATAGAAGAAGCAAAGGTGTTAATTTCTAGTGAAGATAAAAAAGAAAAATCCGAAGGAATGAAACAAGAAGCATTAATACATTCTGGAATAATTTCTATTGAAGAAGCTATAAAACTTTATGTTGAAAAATATTCTAAAACTGCTAAAATAAAAAATATTTACGAAACATTTCATTCAAAATTAGAAAGTGCAAAATCGTTTGAAAATGTAAAAAAAGAAATTTTATTAAATAGAGAAAAACAGGAACAAATAACGAAAGCTATTAATGAAATACAAAATAAATTGAATGATGCCAAAAGTGGAAAAGAATTTTTGAAAGAAGTAGAAAATCTAAATGGTAGTGAGATAAAAGAAAGTATAAGACCTATTTTTGAAAATGTTCAACAAGAAATTCAAAAAATAATATACGGACAACAAGGACAAGAATTTAGAGATTATCAAATTAAAGCTAAAACAAAGGAGTTTGAGACAAAAACTAAGAATTTAGATAATAAAGTACAAATAAAATTAGAAGAAACAGTAAAACAAAAAGTAAAAAATATGTATGATCATTTGGTTAAAAGTTATAAAAATAAATTAAAATCACTATCTGAAGATATCAAAATTGCAAATATTGAAATAGATCCATTGGATTTTATTTCAGGGGAGATAGATTCTATGGATGCAAATCAAATATTTGAAAGTATTTCCAAAGAAAAGAGAGTTGCTACTGGAAGAACTAGAAGAGTAAAAAATTATAAAAAAAGCGGTTTTTTTGGCTGGTTGAAATTTTGGGAACCTAATTATACTGAAGAAGAAATTTATGAGGATATAAAATATGTTAAAGGAGAGGAATTTGCTATGAGATACTTCAGTTCTCCAATTAATCATTTTATGGAAATTTCAGATGAAACAGATAATTATATAGATGACACAATCCAGAAGATTAAAAGAAACTTTAAAAAAGAAGCAGAAAAGTTAGATAGTAAATTGAATGAAAAATTAGAGGAATTAAAAGGATTTGCAAGTAAAAATGATAATTTGGAAAATATAATTAATGAAAATAACAATAAATTAGCTTGGTTGGAAAATATTCAAAATAGAGTAAATAGAATTTTAGAAATATAA
- a CDS encoding dynamin family protein: MGTEIDLDIFRNSQIIEKNIIFEKEFKSYKKIKNNYSNESFEFRNAYYKILKHFTKKYSNDIFSMKILEEYKEKLFRIDEKEIRINLSKVFKNKNFRKFKYMLLCDCLFINSFHNKEKALEIIKEFKKIYKYPQKFIELFNVLYDDTKNIQEFNKLKKYIKFWKINKKFSNQKDKKILIVATMSAGKSTLINALIGKKISKVTNEACTEKLHYIYNKPFEDNRIYEFDNELSLNATEKILLENNEENIGNEILVSSYFRNFKKKICLIDTPGVNFSLRANDKTITEEKIKEKDYDVLLYVFNAENISSNDNFNCLNYILENKKDDNIIFVINKLDNFKKGEDSIDETIINVEKELTKIGFKNPIICPVSAHAGYLAKQKIFNEIQDEDTLEELEELVRKFKKEYWNLSKYYNYEKTNDKIENDRYEMLLKNSGISLLENKISKM; encoded by the coding sequence ATGGGAACAGAAATAGATTTAGATATTTTTAGAAATTCTCAAATAATAGAAAAAAATATAATATTTGAAAAAGAATTTAAAAGTTATAAAAAAATAAAAAATAACTATTCAAATGAAAGTTTTGAATTCAGAAATGCATATTATAAAATATTAAAACATTTTACAAAAAAATATTCTAATGATATATTTTCGATGAAAATATTGGAAGAATATAAAGAAAAATTATTTAGAATAGATGAAAAAGAAATAAGAATAAATTTGAGTAAAGTTTTTAAGAATAAGAATTTTAGAAAATTTAAATACATGTTATTATGTGATTGTCTTTTCATAAATTCTTTTCATAATAAAGAAAAAGCATTAGAAATCATAAAAGAATTTAAAAAAATATATAAATATCCTCAGAAATTCATTGAATTATTTAATGTTTTATATGATGACACTAAAAATATTCAAGAATTTAATAAGTTAAAAAAATATATAAAATTTTGGAAGATAAATAAAAAATTTAGTAATCAAAAAGATAAAAAAATATTAATTGTTGCAACAATGAGTGCTGGTAAATCAACTTTGATCAATGCATTAATAGGTAAAAAAATTAGTAAAGTAACAAATGAAGCTTGTACAGAAAAATTACACTATATTTATAATAAACCATTTGAAGATAACAGAATTTATGAATTTGATAATGAACTTTCTCTAAACGCAACAGAAAAAATATTGTTAGAAAATAATGAAGAAAATATAGGAAATGAAATATTAGTTTCGAGTTATTTTAGAAATTTTAAGAAAAAAATATGTCTTATAGATACACCAGGAGTAAATTTTTCATTAAGAGCTAATGATAAAACAATAACAGAAGAAAAGATAAAAGAAAAAGATTATGATGTTTTATTGTATGTATTTAATGCAGAAAATATAAGTAGTAATGATAATTTCAATTGCTTAAATTATATTTTAGAAAATAAAAAAGATGATAATATTATTTTTGTAATTAATAAATTAGACAATTTCAAGAAAGGAGAAGATTCAATTGATGAAACAATAATAAATGTGGAAAAAGAATTAACAAAAATTGGTTTTAAAAATCCTATAATTTGTCCAGTATCTGCACATGCAGGTTATTTAGCTAAACAAAAAATATTTAATGAAATACAAGATGAAGATACTCTGGAAGAGTTGGAAGAATTGGTTAGAAAATTCAAAAAAGAATATTGGAATCTATCAAAATACTATAATTATGAAAAAACTAATGATAAGATAGAAAATGATAGATATGAAATGTTATTAAAAAATTCTGGAATTAGTTTATTAGAAAATAAAATATCAAAAATGTAA
- a CDS encoding YkvA family protein, which produces MNEKEKEYYEKFKSTEISNEDIRKGEAKAKNLGDKKNDFLMLIEMIRASISGEYPLPAWAIAAIIGAIIYVVSPIDAVPDFIPVAGWLDDGAVVTAAIGALGTVIASYLDYKKEKERNKMD; this is translated from the coding sequence ATGAATGAAAAAGAAAAAGAATATTATGAAAAATTTAAATCAACTGAAATAAGTAATGAAGATATTAGAAAAGGTGAGGCTAAGGCTAAAAATTTAGGAGATAAGAAAAATGATTTTTTAATGCTGATTGAAATGATAAGAGCATCAATTTCCGGAGAATATCCATTACCTGCATGGGCAATAGCAGCAATAATAGGAGCGATAATTTATGTTGTATCACCAATTGATGCAGTTCCTGATTTTATTCCAGTGGCTGGATGGTTAGATGATGGTGCAGTTGTAACGGCTGCAATAGGAGCTTTAGGAACAGTTATTGCATCTTATTTGGATTATAAGAAGGAAAAAGAGAGAAATAAAATGGATTAA
- a CDS encoding nuclease-related domain-containing DEAD/DEAH box helicase, which yields MARIIPSEVDPKEFHASYGEKKIYEALKDLPDEYIVFYSLHWNKRNKKNYIEWGESDFTVFHPKRGIIVIEVKSGGIFHRDGMWTQKNTMSGKITKMKDPMVQAERSKHTFIDILEKSRGFREYRVETAVWFTSAQSFEEIGNMPPIYKEGNVLIAKDIENIKKGLERVFDYYRFKINSLYDKADMDNVIRKLSPEFSVVPTISNIIEEEEYYFNRMTEEQNRLIEYLDEQKVAAVQGGAGTGKTMLGIEKARRIHENEETKDDKVLFLCFNEFLHNFLKNRYREELPNVSFYSIDKLVKNHFKVKGEYASAEEILEFLNNYSEYGWDYKHIIIDEGQDFSSEQIEALYTIAELEEGCFYLFYDKNQLVYKLKEFRSIDRIDCRLVLTANCRNTRSIASSSNKILGIEKLKLKDNVIGEKPAFIVVKEKEELLGRIESEINKYTDENIGQKRIVLLTVKTEKKSSLKDVDRIGKYKIKKSLGEKGILFTTARKYKGLEADVVIIIDIDKNTFKDDTEKRVLYVGASRAKHFLSYIAVMNEEEKLDICEFLTGKRNRKADELIGEKLEVRVGE from the coding sequence ATGGCTAGAATAATTCCAAGTGAAGTTGATCCGAAAGAATTCCATGCAAGTTATGGAGAAAAGAAAATTTACGAGGCTCTTAAAGATTTACCAGATGAATATATTGTATTTTATTCATTGCATTGGAATAAAAGAAACAAGAAAAACTATATCGAGTGGGGAGAAAGTGACTTTACAGTGTTTCATCCAAAAAGGGGAATTATAGTTATAGAAGTAAAGTCGGGAGGGATTTTCCATCGTGACGGTATGTGGACACAGAAAAATACAATGTCAGGAAAAATAACTAAAATGAAGGATCCTATGGTTCAGGCTGAGAGAAGTAAGCATACGTTTATTGATATTCTGGAAAAGAGCAGAGGATTCAGGGAATACAGGGTAGAAACGGCAGTATGGTTTACAAGTGCTCAAAGCTTTGAAGAAATAGGAAATATGCCACCGATTTATAAGGAAGGAAATGTTCTTATTGCAAAGGATATTGAAAATATAAAAAAAGGGCTGGAAAGAGTTTTTGATTATTATAGATTTAAGATTAACAGCCTGTATGATAAAGCAGACATGGATAACGTAATAAGAAAGCTTTCTCCTGAATTTAGCGTAGTTCCTACTATTTCAAATATAATTGAAGAGGAAGAATATTACTTTAATAGAATGACGGAAGAACAGAACAGGCTTATAGAATATCTTGATGAACAGAAGGTGGCGGCTGTTCAGGGTGGAGCAGGTACCGGAAAAACAATGCTTGGAATAGAAAAAGCCAGAAGGATCCATGAAAATGAAGAAACAAAGGATGACAAGGTATTGTTCCTGTGCTTTAACGAGTTTCTTCATAACTTCCTGAAAAATAGATACAGGGAAGAGCTGCCTAATGTTTCATTTTACAGTATAGATAAATTAGTGAAGAATCATTTTAAAGTTAAGGGAGAATATGCTTCTGCTGAGGAAATACTGGAGTTTCTGAATAATTATAGTGAATATGGCTGGGATTATAAGCATATAATAATTGATGAGGGACAGGATTTCAGTTCTGAACAGATTGAAGCGCTGTATACTATTGCGGAACTGGAAGAAGGATGTTTCTATCTATTTTATGATAAGAACCAGCTTGTATATAAATTAAAAGAATTTAGAAGTATAGACAGGATAGATTGCAGATTAGTTTTGACAGCGAACTGCAGAAATACGAGAAGTATAGCATCATCATCAAATAAGATACTTGGAATAGAAAAATTGAAACTGAAGGATAATGTAATAGGAGAAAAGCCTGCTTTCATAGTAGTCAAAGAAAAGGAAGAACTGCTTGGAAGAATTGAGAGTGAAATAAATAAATACACAGATGAAAATATAGGACAGAAAAGAATAGTGCTGCTGACAGTAAAGACAGAGAAAAAGTCCAGCCTTAAAGATGTTGACAGAATTGGAAAATACAAGATAAAGAAATCGCTGGGAGAAAAGGGAATATTGTTTACAACAGCCAGAAAATATAAAGGTCTGGAAGCAGATGTGGTAATAATAATAGATATTGATAAAAATACATTTAAGGATGATACAGAAAAAAGGGTGCTTTATGTGGGAGCATCAAGGGCAAAGCATTTTCTGAGCTACATTGCGGTAATGAATGAGGAAGAAAAACTTGATATATGTGAATTTCTCACAGGGAAAAGAAACAGAAAAGCAGATGAACTGATTGGAGAAAAACTGGAAGTGAGAGTGGGGGAATAA
- a CDS encoding YafY family protein codes for MDETQIEKRKKQGVRLLLLREDLEKGKNINKEEIKAKFDIDDKTFQRDIDFLRAFYTENINPEIEIKYDKKKKGYILKNNKDRFRNEEILAISKILLESRAFCKEELNELLRKLCLLSEEDDMKQVDVMIKNEKFNYVPLKHGKKLLDIMWELAKYITKQEIISISYTTKEGKSKVHRIKPVSIMFSEYYFYIVSFMADKFVEDGPTIFRIDRIKKLKGTGESFEVPYLERFEDGEFRKRVQFMLSGKLRTVKFEYTGILEVVQDRLPTAEVVEQSKMEDGTEKYIITAEVYGKGIDMWLKSQGDKVKVIGEKK; via the coding sequence ATGGATGAGACTCAAATCGAAAAAAGAAAAAAGCAAGGTGTCAGATTACTATTATTAAGAGAAGATCTGGAAAAAGGAAAAAACATAAATAAAGAAGAAATAAAAGCAAAATTTGATATAGATGACAAGACATTTCAACGGGACATAGACTTTTTAAGGGCATTTTATACTGAAAATATAAATCCTGAAATAGAAATAAAATATGATAAGAAAAAGAAGGGATACATTTTAAAAAATAATAAAGACAGATTCAGAAATGAGGAAATACTTGCAATAAGTAAGATTCTTCTTGAAAGTCGTGCATTCTGCAAGGAGGAACTGAATGAACTTTTAAGGAAACTGTGCCTTCTTTCAGAAGAAGATGATATGAAACAGGTAGATGTAATGATAAAAAATGAAAAATTTAATTATGTTCCATTAAAGCACGGGAAAAAACTCCTTGATATAATGTGGGAGCTGGCAAAATATATAACAAAGCAGGAAATAATATCTATAAGTTATACGACAAAAGAAGGAAAATCAAAGGTTCATCGCATAAAACCGGTATCAATAATGTTTTCAGAGTACTATTTTTACATAGTGAGTTTTATGGCTGATAAATTTGTGGAGGACGGACCGACAATTTTTAGGATAGACAGGATAAAAAAATTGAAGGGAACAGGAGAAAGTTTTGAAGTGCCATATTTGGAAAGATTTGAAGATGGGGAATTTAGAAAAAGGGTGCAGTTTATGCTTTCAGGAAAATTGCGTACAGTGAAATTTGAATATACGGGAATACTGGAAGTGGTGCAGGACAGACTGCCAACAGCAGAAGTTGTGGAACAGAGTAAAATGGAAGATGGTACGGAAAAATATATAATAACAGCAGAGGTATATGGAAAAGGTATAGATATGTGGCTGAAAAGCCAGGGGGATAAGGTAAAGGTTATTGGAGAGAAGAAATAA